A single Myxocyprinus asiaticus isolate MX2 ecotype Aquarium Trade chromosome 50, UBuf_Myxa_2, whole genome shotgun sequence DNA region contains:
- the LOC127439296 gene encoding guanine nucleotide-binding protein subunit alpha-11-like isoform X3, whose protein sequence is MGGCWRWCYRTCTCCLSEEERNAITIHNEIKRILAEQKRRERREIKVLLLGTGESGKTTFIKQMRIIHGNGYSEEDRRAYAKLVFQNIFTAMKALTGAMTTLRIPYASPQNEIYGQQFQEVDICQMTHLDRTYVEAIDRLWADAGIKFCYSRRREYQLLDSTEYYMMNLDRIANPDYIPTAQDVLRVRFPTTGINEYSFSVENITLRIVDVGGQKSERRKWIHCFENVTSLIFLASLSEYDQVLEENNKENRMKESLSLFYTTIHSPWFTNSSIILFLNKMDILAEKIQTSDLLTYFPNFPGERRNMQDAMDYIQEIYKKKAVNVEKKECKKIYPHFTCATDTNNIRMVFSDVRDTVLIKSLQEYGVL, encoded by the exons ATGGGGGGCTGTTGGAGATGGTGCTACAGGACGTGCACTTGTTGTTTGTCTGAAGAGGAGAGAAACGCCATCACCATACACAATGAAATCAAACGCATCCTCGCCGAACAGAAAAGAAGAGAACGCAGAGAGATCAAAGTGCTTTTACTAG GCACAGGGGAGAGCGGAAAGACAACTTTTATCAAGCAGATGAGGATTATTCATGGAAATGGGTATTCGGAAGAAGACAGGCGTGCCTATGCTAAACTGGTTTTCCAGAATATCTTCACAGCTATGAAGGCGCTGACAGGGGCTATGACCACCCTTAGGATACCCTACGCTAGCCCACAGAATGAG ATATATGGCCAACAGTTTCAGGAAGTGGATATATGTCAGATGACACATTTGGACAGAACATATGTGGAAGCTATTGATCGACTTTGGGCCGACGCAGGTATCAAATTCTGTTACAGTCGTCGTAGAGAATACCAGCTACTGGACTCTACTGAATA ctatATGATGAATTTGGACCGCATCGCAAACCCAGACTACATCCCAACAGCCCAGGATGTGCTCCGAGTGCGATTTCCCACAACGGGCATCAACGAATACTCCTTCAGTGTGGAGAATATTACTCTCAG GATTGTGGATGTAGGTGGTCAGAAGTCAGAGAGACGGAAGTGGATCCATTGCTTTGAGAATGTGACGTCACTCATATTTTTAGCCTCTCTCAGCGAGTATGACCAGGTACTGGAGGAGAATAACAAAGAG AACCGTATGAAAGAGAGCTTGTCGCTGTTCTACACAACCATCCACTCGCCATGGTTCACAAATTCCTCCATCATCCTTTTCCTAAACAAGATGGACATCCTGGCGGAAAAGATCCAGACGTCGGACTTGTTAACATACTTCCCAAATTTCCCAG GCGAACGGCGGAACATGCAAGATGCCATGGACTACATCCAAGAGATATATAAAAAGAAGGCCGTGAATGTCGAgaaaaaggaatgcaaaaaaatctaCCCTCACTTCACCTGCGCCACGGACACCAATAACATCCGGATGGTTTTCAGTGATGTCAGAGACACAGTCCTCATCAAATCTCTGCAGGAGTATGGAGTACTATGA
- the LOC127439296 gene encoding guanine nucleotide-binding protein subunit alpha-11-like isoform X2, with amino-acid sequence MKRNRQGEMGGCWRWCYRTCTCCLSEEERNAITIHNEIKRILAEQKRRERREIKVLLLGTGESGKTTFIKQMRIIHGNGYSEEDRRAYAKLVFQNIFTAMKALTGAMTTLRIPYASPQNEIYGQQFQEVDICQMTHLDRTYVEAIDRLWADAGIKFCYSRRREYQLLDSTEYYMMNLDRIANPDYIPTAQDVLRVRFPTTGINEYSFSVENITLRIVDVGGQKSERRKWIHCFENVTSLIFLASLSEYDQVLEENNKENRMKESLSLFYTTIHSPWFTNSSIILFLNKMDILAEKIQTSDLLTYFPNFPGERRNMQDAMDYIQEIYKKKAVNVEKKECKKIYPHFTCATDTNNIRMVFSDVRDTVLIKSLQEYGVL; translated from the exons ATGAAGCGTAATAGACAAG GGGAGATGGGGGGCTGTTGGAGATGGTGCTACAGGACGTGCACTTGTTGTTTGTCTGAAGAGGAGAGAAACGCCATCACCATACACAATGAAATCAAACGCATCCTCGCCGAACAGAAAAGAAGAGAACGCAGAGAGATCAAAGTGCTTTTACTAG GCACAGGGGAGAGCGGAAAGACAACTTTTATCAAGCAGATGAGGATTATTCATGGAAATGGGTATTCGGAAGAAGACAGGCGTGCCTATGCTAAACTGGTTTTCCAGAATATCTTCACAGCTATGAAGGCGCTGACAGGGGCTATGACCACCCTTAGGATACCCTACGCTAGCCCACAGAATGAG ATATATGGCCAACAGTTTCAGGAAGTGGATATATGTCAGATGACACATTTGGACAGAACATATGTGGAAGCTATTGATCGACTTTGGGCCGACGCAGGTATCAAATTCTGTTACAGTCGTCGTAGAGAATACCAGCTACTGGACTCTACTGAATA ctatATGATGAATTTGGACCGCATCGCAAACCCAGACTACATCCCAACAGCCCAGGATGTGCTCCGAGTGCGATTTCCCACAACGGGCATCAACGAATACTCCTTCAGTGTGGAGAATATTACTCTCAG GATTGTGGATGTAGGTGGTCAGAAGTCAGAGAGACGGAAGTGGATCCATTGCTTTGAGAATGTGACGTCACTCATATTTTTAGCCTCTCTCAGCGAGTATGACCAGGTACTGGAGGAGAATAACAAAGAG AACCGTATGAAAGAGAGCTTGTCGCTGTTCTACACAACCATCCACTCGCCATGGTTCACAAATTCCTCCATCATCCTTTTCCTAAACAAGATGGACATCCTGGCGGAAAAGATCCAGACGTCGGACTTGTTAACATACTTCCCAAATTTCCCAG GCGAACGGCGGAACATGCAAGATGCCATGGACTACATCCAAGAGATATATAAAAAGAAGGCCGTGAATGTCGAgaaaaaggaatgcaaaaaaatctaCCCTCACTTCACCTGCGCCACGGACACCAATAACATCCGGATGGTTTTCAGTGATGTCAGAGACACAGTCCTCATCAAATCTCTGCAGGAGTATGGAGTACTATGA
- the LOC127439296 gene encoding guanine nucleotide-binding protein subunit alpha-14-like isoform X1, translating into MKRNRQVRTADNKAYCRQSLYPILAHNAIKGLINWFCLQRQKIGIHKARDRERGEMGGCWRWCYRTCTCCLSEEERNAITIHNEIKRILAEQKRRERREIKVLLLGTGESGKTTFIKQMRIIHGNGYSEEDRRAYAKLVFQNIFTAMKALTGAMTTLRIPYASPQNEIYGQQFQEVDICQMTHLDRTYVEAIDRLWADAGIKFCYSRRREYQLLDSTEYYMMNLDRIANPDYIPTAQDVLRVRFPTTGINEYSFSVENITLRIVDVGGQKSERRKWIHCFENVTSLIFLASLSEYDQVLEENNKENRMKESLSLFYTTIHSPWFTNSSIILFLNKMDILAEKIQTSDLLTYFPNFPGERRNMQDAMDYIQEIYKKKAVNVEKKECKKIYPHFTCATDTNNIRMVFSDVRDTVLIKSLQEYGVL; encoded by the exons ATGAAGCGTAATAGACAAG TGAGGACTGCAGACAACAAGGCTTATTGCAG GCAATCTCTATATCCAATACTTGCTCACAACGCCATAAAAGGCCTGATAAACTGGTTCTGCCTGCAAAGACAAAAGATTGGCATCCACAAAGcccgagacagagagagag GGGAGATGGGGGGCTGTTGGAGATGGTGCTACAGGACGTGCACTTGTTGTTTGTCTGAAGAGGAGAGAAACGCCATCACCATACACAATGAAATCAAACGCATCCTCGCCGAACAGAAAAGAAGAGAACGCAGAGAGATCAAAGTGCTTTTACTAG GCACAGGGGAGAGCGGAAAGACAACTTTTATCAAGCAGATGAGGATTATTCATGGAAATGGGTATTCGGAAGAAGACAGGCGTGCCTATGCTAAACTGGTTTTCCAGAATATCTTCACAGCTATGAAGGCGCTGACAGGGGCTATGACCACCCTTAGGATACCCTACGCTAGCCCACAGAATGAG ATATATGGCCAACAGTTTCAGGAAGTGGATATATGTCAGATGACACATTTGGACAGAACATATGTGGAAGCTATTGATCGACTTTGGGCCGACGCAGGTATCAAATTCTGTTACAGTCGTCGTAGAGAATACCAGCTACTGGACTCTACTGAATA ctatATGATGAATTTGGACCGCATCGCAAACCCAGACTACATCCCAACAGCCCAGGATGTGCTCCGAGTGCGATTTCCCACAACGGGCATCAACGAATACTCCTTCAGTGTGGAGAATATTACTCTCAG GATTGTGGATGTAGGTGGTCAGAAGTCAGAGAGACGGAAGTGGATCCATTGCTTTGAGAATGTGACGTCACTCATATTTTTAGCCTCTCTCAGCGAGTATGACCAGGTACTGGAGGAGAATAACAAAGAG AACCGTATGAAAGAGAGCTTGTCGCTGTTCTACACAACCATCCACTCGCCATGGTTCACAAATTCCTCCATCATCCTTTTCCTAAACAAGATGGACATCCTGGCGGAAAAGATCCAGACGTCGGACTTGTTAACATACTTCCCAAATTTCCCAG GCGAACGGCGGAACATGCAAGATGCCATGGACTACATCCAAGAGATATATAAAAAGAAGGCCGTGAATGTCGAgaaaaaggaatgcaaaaaaatctaCCCTCACTTCACCTGCGCCACGGACACCAATAACATCCGGATGGTTTTCAGTGATGTCAGAGACACAGTCCTCATCAAATCTCTGCAGGAGTATGGAGTACTATGA